Part of the Cydia pomonella isolate Wapato2018A chromosome 8, ilCydPomo1, whole genome shotgun sequence genome is shown below.
CCAATGGAATGCACAGAGCTTAGGCAACGCTGTCCTGGATCCAACTAAAGAGCCACCAGGATTGAATGAGCAACGGAAGATCTTTGTGTCTCTCAACCGCATCAGGACGGGAGTTGGCCGATGTAATCATACTCTGCACAGGTGGGGCTACAAGACCTCGCCTGGTTGCGACTGCGGTGCGCCGGACCAAACAATTGCGCATATAGTAGAGGAGTGTCCTCGGAGGCGGTATGCTGGAACAGGATCGGACAGTAATCTTGGTCAGCATATCTCTTTCTAGCTCTTATAGCTGCGTCCTTAATCGACGTATTGCGGACCGCCTTTCACTCGATCGAACAGGCCTCGGAACGGACCAAGATCGCGGTCTGGTACACCCGTCTATACGAGCTTATAcacttcgaaaaaaaaacaatgattgGTAGCATTGGCTATATGCTGTCATCTGTCACTGTCAAAGTCATTATCAAAAGTCTAGCTGTCCATAGAGGTTATGCTCTGATGCTGTCATAATATGGTTTTCCAAGTCTTTCTATCAAAATCGATtgctaaaaacaaaaacaacaagcCATTATAGTGTAATATGCTGAAAGCTTTCAACAGGAAATCTTTCCTTGCGCTTTATTTATCCGTTCTGCGTCCTTGTTTTGTTATGGCGGAGGCTAATTTGGCTACATCTGCAGTATGCAGCAGTGGCAGTGCCGATGCaggtacttactacttactcctctggcgcagcgacgcaaagtgtgtcttggcctacaacacgactgctcgccaccGAACCCGGCCCAGttcctcgccagtcttcaacctggagctcgcgcagatccgcgtCCACCGTCCACCTCATCTGCCCATCGATATCTAAGCCGACCAGCCGGACGGCGTGCTGTCGGTGTTCCCTCAAAGACTCTTTTCACTGCCTGATGcaggtaggtatttttaaatatgagcCTAATGTAGGCACAAGCCTGTCCCAAGGATGAGAGGGCCTATAGGGATCAAAATAATCCCCACCTTCATCCAGAGTGGGTCGTGAATTTCCCAAATTTGGATTCAAGCagctttttatttgaaaattacaGCTAGGTTTTTGTATGAACACAAATCcttcaaatttatttatattaaacattacctAAGAAGTACAATTCGGTTTAAGGCCAAGCAAAGGGCATGTTGAAATGTACCTAAAAATCCTATAAGTAATACTACAAGTCTCTGCTTAaacttttacccccttattcataaacgtctactaaagttacgaagctgctaataatcgtttgtccctttccgacgtattggtatgatggaaagggacaaacaattatTAGCAGCTTCATAACTTTAGtagaataagggggttagaacCTACATTTTAGATTCTAGTCAGTATAGCTGAATATACTAAGAATACTAGTCAGTAACATCACAGAAATTTATTACAATAGATTTAATCCAAATGTTATTTCCAGACAAATACTCTGTGGCTTATGTCACAGTACCAAACAATGAGGTAGCAAAGACCCTGGCTCACGGGCTAGTGAAGCAGCAACTCGCAGCCTGTGTCAACATCATCCCTCAAGTTACCTCGGTGTACATGTGGAAAGGAGAGATTAATGAGGATAGTGAGGTGAATACAATACATAACTAACTTACAGTACAGCCAACTACAAGGAAAAGTACCCACTGTGTTTGATTGGGAGgcaatgacattttattttacatgttgAGTGGCTGCCATGCATGGCCCTTAACCACTTTAAGAGTTATAGCTTAGGATTCAAATTGTTCTCCTTTTCAGTTGCTACTAATGATCAAGACAAGAACATCTCAAGTAGACCAGCTGACAACTTATGTGCGCTCCAACCACCCATATGAGGTGTGTGAAGTTATATCCTTACCTATTAAGAATGGAAACCCACCATATCTCAAGTGGATTGGGGAGACAGTGCCAGAAACTGAAACTAAGGTCTGTCagaagaaataattaaattagtgttaagtatactagtttttgttataatttctCGTATTGTACAagtttatgtaatagttttgTACATTTAGTTGATAACTAAGAACacctatgaataaaaaaataaaaaaatactgagcATTTATTTGGTATGTTGTTGTAGTTACTCATGTAAGTAATGTAATGTTGTTTGTTGACAACATAGTAAAATGATTTGAAcatagtaaatgtatgtaaGCTCGAACCTGGAATGACTGCCCTAAAtacaacaaacaataataatatatcatgtGATTTTATTCAACCTTTACTTATCCTATGAATGTACATAAATTTTCTATACagttaaaatacatttattaaaaaatagggAGTAATACCTGCTTTAAACTAATTtcattaggttaggttactcTAAATTATTCAGTAGTGTATTATCTTTTAAAAAGGAGACATCTAGCGTAGTTAGCGTAAACCATATGAAAAGCTGTATTAACTATTTAGATGAGATGTCACTACTAGTGTGTTCTTAAAAAACTCTAGATGGCTTACAAAAGAagataatgagtactggagtatataaaattatattccaAATAAAACTCAACTAAAACTATTGGCTTTACGTGTGCGGCCTTGGCACCCGCCTAGCTGTTCTGGGACATAAGTTATTTGACAGTTCACAGGTGACATATAGTATGAAAATTTGTGTCcaataaaattcaaatgtttGTCACTTCATGAGTATAGATGCGCGGCAGTGGGTATTATATTAACCTCCACCTTTAACAAGGCTGCTTGGCTTCGCGAGCCTCCCGATTTTTAAATGACATTGCAGAGGAAGTAATTCTCAGATACTAGTCGGGTGgcatatattaggtatatatcaATCAGTGTTTAGATACTAACAGTAACTTTGTAACGCCTTTTGTAACGGGGTTCGTTCGTCGgggttataatttataatcgcccaaatctaaaaaaaactgaaacttTTCGCGGTTACTGtacctattataatatttataatgccCCTACACAATTCGCGAGCGATATCCATCTTACTGCACCTTACGAACATATACGTAACGTAGCAACATACTACTTAGAAGAAAGGAACCATATTTACGTAATTTTAATGGGTAAAACTATTGTCACAATTACACTGCCAACGATGGTTCttttaaaaaggtttttttttacggcgggaaataattttcattaatttttgcaaaaaatacgGAAATTGTAGTCTGGGATTGCTCCAGACTACAGACAGGTATGGGCAAACTATATTCcgaatgtaagtaggtatatggtTTTC
Proteins encoded:
- the LOC133520716 gene encoding protein CutA homolog, which gives rise to MLKAFNRKSFLALYLSVLRPCFVMAEANLATSAVCSSGSADADKYSVAYVTVPNNEVAKTLAHGLVKQQLAACVNIIPQVTSVYMWKGEINEDSELLLMIKTRTSQVDQLTTYVRSNHPYEVCEVISLPIKNGNPPYLKWIGETVPETETKVCQKK